In Panicum virgatum strain AP13 chromosome 5K, P.virgatum_v5, whole genome shotgun sequence, the genomic window GGGCTGGGTGAGGGCTCAAACGGgtagaggggagggaggagctgTGGGTGCGAGGAATTGACGAATGGCTCACCGGAGAGGATGAATCGACGGCGGCTGGCGTCGGGGAAGGACTGCGGCAACGGCGGATGACGGACGCGTCAGCGAGGCTACCAGTGGCTGACGGGCGCGACCGTGCTCTGCTTCCACCAGGCGGCTGCCTCCGCCTCCCACGGGACGGCCGCCCGATCCGCCCCAAGCCGGCCGTGTTCGGCTCCCGGCGGCCTTCTCATGGGGAGCGGGCTTCTTCACCTCCGCGGCTCGccctccccgcgcgcgcccccaAGGCGCTGCTCGCCATGGCCTCCtccggcctccaccgccgccgtctcctccaGCCTCCCCGGCGAGGATCCGCACGGATCGTGCGCGGACGCCGCGGTTGTGGGCGGGACGGGCGGAGCGGTCAGGGGCGGGGAGGGCGGAGCAGCGCGCCACGCAGCACGCACCGCGGCTAGGGGCAAGCCGGGTAGCATCCGGGCGGAGGTGGCGCCCAGAGGTCGCGGAGCGGAGGCGGCTCGCGGAGGCCGCGGAGGCATCATGCGGTGGACGCAGAGGACGCTCCGGAGCATCGCGCGGGGGccgcgaagcggcggcggcacacgtgcgagagggaggaggtggagaaggagcAGGGGTGGCCGTGAGCGAGCCGAGCGAGGCGCCGTGCCGCGGAGTTCAAGATCATCCGATCCCAAGCTTCTCCGTGcggccggcccctcctccctcccttccatggcgggcggccggcccctcccTCGCGTAGCGGAGCAGAGCTTCTGGAAGACCGCGCGCtgcccccttcctcctccctcacaACGGCCCCGGCTAGGCTTCGGCCGCAGCGGCGGAGCTCCAgctcgcgcgccggcgagccgtggGGGCGTAgcaggacggcggcgcagcggggaGCGGCGCAGCAGGACTGCGCGTGCGGGAGCCGGCGAGGCACGCGTGGCGGCCTGCGTCCCCGTTGGATCGGACGTGGCTGTCCACGTAGGCGGTCAATGGTGGTCAGAGATattttggacctcaagtgacatACTTGAATAGATTGTAGACCTATAAATgcattttcgaagttcatggacctaaacagaacatgtcaactagtttaaggaccccagtGCATTATACTCTATATATTATTGAATATTTTCAGATGAGACCCTCAGACGactgcgcgccgccgtcgtccaagAACGCGAGCGCCGACCTCAGCGAGCTCGGCCGCACCGCACACCGAGGGCTCCCTCTCTCTGTCCCGCGGCGGCGTCTGCGTCAGCGAGTATTCCCCGGAGACCTGCCGCGCGTGCCTCGTCATCTCGCCGCCGCGTGGGGCGTCACCCTGGGCGTGGTCCAAGCTAGGATGGAGGTTTTACTTTTACGTATGGGCGGCCATTTGCCGGCGGTGTCCGTCACGACTAGAGCGACGGGAAGCACCATACGATGCATTGCACGTCGGGTTCGGCGGCCAGCAGCAGGCAAACTTGACCGCAGCGGAGGTCGATCAGGACGGCGTGGTCGTCGTCGattgtgccggcggcggcctgagcCCAGGGTGGACGCGGTTAACTGCAAGGTGGACAAAGGGGGATGCGCACGCGGTTTCATCCCCTTCCGCGCGACGGCGCGAGCTCGGCCTCTTGCATGCCATGGGTTCCCCTAGCTTGACGAGGCGCTCgcgcggagctccggcgagctgcaTCACTGCCGCCCATTTCTGAACAGGGACATCAAGGGAGCAGAACGATCCCATCCAGCCGCTTGCAGAGCCGGCGATGGTCTACTCTAATCAGACGGCCGCGTCCGTCCCCAACGCCAACAGCATACGGATCCTACAAGTCCTTGGTTGTTCGATGAAGACTGGCCGGTGAGTGGAGTGGAGTGGCTTGCCATAGACGTCTGACGCGTATGAACGCCTCCGATCGAATAGAGGTAACCGATGGTCTTGGATTCTTGGAGAACTCAGCCTGGCCGTGCATCTTTGTATTTGATAGGCACATGCTTCACTGTAGGCAAAACAATCTCACTGCACAAACATATAGAAATGTGAGTTTTACATCATTTTAATCCCGTTTaagactatatatatatggtttAAGGCCTTGGTTATGGCCATAAAACATAGCCTTAAACCCACCTAGTAACAGTTCCCAATTGCAGCCATTAGAGGGTGATATCAAGTGTCATTCTAATGCTCTTTGTAACTGAACTTGTAATCTCCCTATAAAAGGGTACCATGAGATCAGTAAAAGATTGCTCCATTCACTATTCACAATTTCTATTCCTAACACGTTACCAGCAGCTCTCTAAGAACTGagcaagaacaagaggaaaagatcACCAGAATTTTGCGAGGGTAAGATGGCTCGTCAATCGAGGAATAGAAATTGTGAATAGTGAATGAAGCAATTTTTCATTGATCTCAAGGTTACATATATATGGGATTACAAGGTAGATGTTATGTCTAACATTAGTGCAATCCTTGAATTCTTTCTCCAACAGCAGCAATAACCATGGCTGTTACAATAGCCTTAACAATGGTTGTCACCATAGCCTTAACCATGGCTTTCATGGCCTCAACGATGACTGCTGTTTTGATGAGATCAAATAAAGGTATTGTAACACTTTATACGGTGGTAAGCAAACACGATATGAATGGACATATTTGATGTTGTTTTCTTTTGCTCATTACTTCGTGTTCTGCAGAGTTGCAGATACGAACCTTGGAAAAGCATGGGGGCAATATTCCAAATCTTTTGAGGGCGGAGAATCCAGAAAACAGAATGGGACAATATTCCAAATCTTTTGACGAAGGCTGAGAATCCAGAAAACTCTTTTGTCCCGTCCAGCTAATGCTTGGGCTAGAATCAAATGGGCTGTTGAAGTTCCGAGAAAAGCGAAAGGTTAGACAAGCTTTGGGCAAAGGGGAGAAAGAAAGGTCAGACAAGCTTTTCCATTTcactttctgatgctgcctcaAGCTTTTGTTCCCTTTGTTTACACAATGTTCACTTGCAGGAAAATATGTCACCGCAAGTCCTTGTAATTGCTCATTGTCAGGTGAAGAAGATTCTCTTAGAATTATTGGAGCCGATGTCTGCTGTCTGTCGAGGAGCAGAAATGTTCTCAGATACGACCCTTGCATCAGAAAATTGCGGCGACGCTTACCTCTCTTCCGCACGATGAGATCAGTCGTACCTTTCATTTTAAAACACTGACATCTTTATTCTCCATTATTGGTTCACGCTTGTATCAAGGCACAGGCACAATGCAGCTCCTTCACCGGTTCCCGCACTGGCAAAATGCTGAATCTTGCTATGTTGTTTAATTTCAAAGAAAGTCTAATTTTCATcctcgaactatcgcaaaagtctgattttcaacattCAACTATAAAACCAGACAGCATAGagcatccaactgtcaaaaccggacaaatttggcccttggggtggttttgaaagttgttttgcattttctaaaaaattaaataaatctaattagatctaaaaaaaatcaaaactaattcactttaaatcagaaaaatatgaaactagtaccaaaatttttctaaaatgtaacatatctattattgctccatttgaatcttagttattaaaaataataggcatgactgcaagcaaccaaatattatgaacataaaaaattagatctgaatagctcacaagtcatgtgacaatagatagattatatttttagaaaacttttgatactcatttcataattttttaacttaaaatgaattacttataattttttagtgtaaaattaaatattttaattctcacaaaatagaaaaccaccttcaaaaccacccaggggccaaatttgtccggcttttacagttggatggcctatgctGTCCGATTTCGTAGTTAaaagttgaaaatcggacttttgcgatagttgaaGGGTGTAAACCGAATTTTTTCCTTAATTTTATAACAATCTTTCTTCgttgtttttttaataaaaatctTGCTCTGTTGTTGAATGTAAATGTATGCAGCTGATGTAGTTTTCTTTTCCCCATTACTTTGAGTTCCCTGCAGAGATGAAAAGCTGCAGAAGCATGGCAAAATATCGCGCCAAAGATTTACAACCATTTTAGAACTTTATCTCTTCCCGCGAACGCTTGAcgtttaaaatattattatccATAGATGTTGACATCCACTtacggtttttttttttgaagaagtaACATCCACTTACGGTTACGGTAGACTTCTGTTGATCAAAAGGTGTTTGGCAGGAGCCGGCCAGTGGCGTTGCCGCCGAGGCGTCACATGTGTTTGCAGTGCGAGTCTTGCCTTCGCAGTcaacaagaaaaggaaaaaaaaacaatgagaCGAGAGAATATTGAATCTTGCCATCCGAAAACGAGAGAAGAAAAGCGGAGAGGAGATGCCTgtgcaatttgaatttgagttGGAGTTGGCATTGAGATTAGAGTTTGAaactcgccgccaccgccgcacaccCCCTCCAACCTccccctccacctcgccgccgccggagcagggcGCCGGAAGCCCGTGCACCTgcgaggaaggcggcggcggggcttctCCTGTGTAGCGAGCAAGCACGGCCGCGCACGACGAGCAGCGCCGGGTGCCgggctcggtggcggcggcggcggcccggggctGCGGATCCGACGTCCTGGGGACCGGATCCGGCGCCCCCGGGGCTGATCTACGCGATGCGgcggctcccccccccccccccccggcgggcTCGTGGCGGTGCCACCCTTGCGCGGCTCCGCGACTCCAAGGTCCTGGCCCGCTACCTCCGCTGCGCCGCGCGagcgccgctcccgccgccctcctcctcctcgtctccCCTCTTCGCCCATGCTGGCGGGGGCGGCCGCAGGTGACGGCGTCCCGTGCTTCCtgggccccgccgcgcgcgggatgcggtacccgctGCGGAAGAAGCTCGCCGCGGCGCGAGGCGTGGGGTTCCTGCCCCCGCTGGACGCCGCTGAGGCCTTCTTCACGGACACACCTCCGctccccggcgcggcggcgccagccCGCACCGGCGCACCCCGTCTTCCCGCTGCTTCATCGTCGGCTCGCCGAGCTGTGCTTCCACCCCACCGGCGAGGCCCTGCTGCTGCCCTGCGTCTCCCCACGGTGGCCATGGGGTGAGTAGCCCGTGGTCGCTTTGGGCGCAGGGAGCAAGGCCCTGTGGACTCTTGCGCTGAAACGGCATTGCTGTGTGATCTTGAAGGCGTCATCAAAGAGCCTCCTCTTCTTGCGCCATTGCCACTGGTGATGACCGTTGCTCCACCGCCGTCTTCCACAATGTGTCTGCTGCTGGTGCCTCTACTTCGTCGACGCTCTCCTTGTTATTGGAGATACCATATCAAATGCCGTGCGTCGCCATTGCCGGCCCTCCCTCCTTTGGGGCTTCCTCCCCCCGAAGGGCGTTGGATGGCGGTAGGCGGCGTTCGGATGCGCCCTCACTGGTATTACCATCAGCTCGAAGGGAGGTCGTCGTTTCCTATGACATCTTGGTCAGGCTGCTCCTCCCCACCCTTAGCCCCCATTCTGTTGGCAAGCCCTCCCAGTTCGTTGGAGGGTGGCCGGTGTAGCCGCGACGGGTGCGGTGGTGGCACTTTGGCTGTGGTGAACCTGGCAAGTAAGTATCTCGGCAGTGGCTCCCTTGGAAGACCACCACTCTCCCCTTCGTGTCTGCAACTATTTTACATGCCTGTTAGTGTTCCTTTGGATTCTGCTGTTGCTCCACAAGTACCAGCTGCTGGCGCCTCTACTTCGTCGGTGCTCTCCTTGTTGACGGGATATCAAAATCAAATGCCGGTCGTCACCTCTGCCGGCCTTCTCTCCTTTGGGGCTTCCTCCTCTCGAAGGGCGTTGGATGGCGGTATGCAGCGTCTGGATGTGCCTCATTTAGTAGTACAGTCAGCTTGAAGGGAGGTCGTTGTTTCCGGTGACATTTTGGTCAAGATGCCCCGCTTACCCTTAGCCCCCCCCATTCGGTCGGTAAACCCTCCCAAATCGTTGGAGGGTGACCACGGAGCGGCGTAGCTGCGAGGGGTGTTGTGGTGGCACTTTGGCTGTGGTGAACTTGGCAGGCAAGTTGTTCGGCGCTGGTCCGATGGACGTTTGACAGAATATATTTGGTGTACTCTTGAGCTGTATTAGAATTGTGATGTATCCATGTAATTTCTTCTATATTTTCTCTTTTTCAATCTAAGCGACCTCACGTTGTTCTCCCTCGACGACGTAATCTTTGTAAGCGTCGTCATAATGGCTCCGGAGCTCTTTCCAtcaatgccccccccccccccccaccccccccaccaaaaaaaaagttggcATTTGCATTTGCTGCTGGGTGTCTGCAGGGACGAATCAGAGCAGCATCGACAGCGATATCACGgcgggcgagcgagcgagcatCCAGGGCAGGAGAATGGCGACGGCGCCGTCCCTGTACAGGCGGGTcctcccgtcgccgccggcggtggaCTTCACCTCGCCGGACGGCAAGCGCCTCTTCGCGGAGGCCCTCGAGGGCGGCACCATGGAGGGCTTCTTCAGCCTCGCCTCCTGCTTCCAGACGCAGTCCGAGCCGGCCTTCTGCGGCCTCGCctccctcgtcgtcgtcctcaacGCGCTCGCCATCGACCCCGGCCGCCGCTGGAAGGGCCCCTGGCGGTGGTTCGACGAGTCCATGCTCGACTGCTGCGAACCCCTCGACAAGGTCAAGGCCCAAGGCATCACCTTCGGCAAGGTCGCCTGCCTCGCGCACTGCTCCGGCGCCGACGTTCAACCCTTCCGCGCCAACCAGATCACCGTCGAtgacctccgccgccacctcatCCGCTGCACCTCCTCTCGGGACTGTCATCTCATCGCTTCCTATCACAGGAAGCTTTTAAAACAGGTGAGATCCTATCTGCTCCACTATTCTACCACCCAAATTAGTACTCCTCCAGTCATCTTGTTTCAGACAACAAGTTCAAGCTAAACTTAATGCCAGAAAATCTGAAATGTCATATAAATATGACCAGAGGGAGTAAAATATGTCGCTTTCCCCCATTATATACATTAGGTTCAGATCGGATTAATAATTCACATAGACATGAGATCACAGTGGGTGGATTGTTTGAGTTGCTCGTCCACGGCATAAATATATAACTGTATAAACTGAAGCGTGCCATGTCCAAATGTTGCAGACTGGGACCGGGCATTTCTCCCCAATCGGTGGCTACCACGCCACACAGGATATGGTGCTCATCTTGGATGTCGCCCGCTTCAAATACCCTCCTCATTGGGTTCCAGTGCCACTTCTTTGGGAAGCCATGAACACGATTGATGAATCAACTGGACTTCTCAGGGGGTCTCTTATATTTTCTCTTCTCCATCTTCCTCTTGATCACTTCCATTCTTCCTATAACCGGCACTTATGCAGTTGGGATTGCTGTCTTGTTATCTAGGCTAGCATCTCTTACATCTTGGATTGAGGGATGATAGTTAGAACTTTGGGATATGATTTACTGACTATGTCTATGTGGATATAGTAGAAGACTAGAAGCAAACATCAGAGTTGATAAAAACGAAAAATTAGTAGCTGGTTGCTTGAGGGCTTGTATTTCCTTCGGGCCTGGTAGCACTAaacatcatgttttgttttggccTAGAAACTGTTGTAATTTAATTCATTCGTTCTTGGAAAACATatcccagaccccgcacagtgagggaagcctacggcattgggtacgccctttttttttGGGTACGCGTTCTTGGAAAACATAATTGCAGGGAGGCACGACGACAGGCACCATTTTTTCAGTTTGAACTGGTTTAATTATTTTTCTCTGATGTTCATAACAATGTTTTCTCCAGAGCTGTGCTAATATTAAGCTAGTTCTTCTGTGCCTGTAGTGAGTATAAAAACCCTGCTCTGACTGCAGCATATCTTAATGTAACATTGTGCATGTGCTCTTTACTATGCATTCAGAAAATTTGCAGTTACGCTTAAGTTTTCTTTCATATGATCGTACTAGTCACATGTAGACCTTATATTTTAAAACATTGGCCTTTTTATTGTCTGTTAGGTTCATACTTATATCGAGGCACAATGCAGCTCCTTTGGCACTTTACACAGTGGTAAAAATATTGATGTTTGCTCTGTTGAATGTAAATGGACGCATTTGATGTAGTTTTCTTGTGCTCATTACTTTCAGTTTCCTGCAGAGTTGCATAGATGAAAGCTGGAAAAGCATGAAAAAATATTGCGTCGAAGATTTACCAGATATTTTGAAGGCTGAGAGTCTTGACAGTGTTCCAACACTTTTGTCCCGTTTTATTGATTCTCTTCCAGCTAATGCTGGATCTTTGATCAAATGGGTTGTTGAAGTTAGAAGAAAAGAGGAAGGACCATACTTAagtaaagaggagaaggaaaggcTTTTTGTGAAGGTTGTTTTTCCATTTCATTTTTTGCTGCTGGATCAAAGCTTTTGCTCCCTATGTTAACACGTCTGGTGATCACCTGCAGGAAAATGTATTACAGCAAGTTCGTGATACCGGACTATATATGATAGTTCATGACCTGCAATGTGCTCATATCCAATGTTGTAATATTTCGTCGTCAAGTGAAGATTCCATTACTAGGATTGCAGCCTCTGTGTGTAGTCAAGGAGCCGCCATGCTATCAGGAAACCTTGTCTCAAGTGATTGTTtgtgctgcagctgcagggaAACATGTTTTAAAGGTGTGCAAGCGAATGGTGGTGGGCCTAATACTGTTATCTCAGGCTCTATGGTATCTGAAGGCAATGAACAGGGTGTTGATATGCTTTTACCAATGCCCTCTCTCAGCATGAGTTCGTGCAATTCAAACTTGGGCAATGAAATCATCAAGTATCCATCAGGCGCAGATG contains:
- the LOC120705637 gene encoding glutathione gamma-glutamylcysteinyltransferase 1-like — translated: MATAPSLYRRVLPSPPAVDFTSPDGKRLFAEALEGGTMEGFFSLASCFQTQSEPAFCGLASLVVVLNALAIDPGRRWKGPWRWFDESMLDCCEPLDKVKAQGITFGKVACLAHCSGADVQPFRANQITVDDLRRHLIRCTSSRDCHLIASYHRKLLKQTGTGHFSPIGGYHATQDMVLILDVARFKYPPHWVPVPLLWEAMNTIDESTGLLRGFILISRHNAAPLALYTVSCIDESWKSMKKYCVEDLPDILKAESLDSVPTLLSRFIDSLPANAGSLIKWVVEVRRKEEGPYLSKEEKERLFVKENVLQQVRDTGLYMIVHDLQCAHIQCCNISSSSEDSITRIAASVCSQGAAMLSGNLVSSDCLCCSCRETCFKGVQANGGGPNTVISGSMVSEGNEQGVDMLLPMPSLSMSSCNSNLGNEIIKYPSGADVLTVLLLALHPSTWFSIMDEKLKTEFQTLVSTDNLPDVLKQEIIHLRRQLYYLKACEDEEYEDPVPSSP